In the Gossypium raimondii isolate GPD5lz chromosome 9, ASM2569854v1, whole genome shotgun sequence genome, one interval contains:
- the LOC105799449 gene encoding uncharacterized protein LOC105799449 isoform X1, whose amino-acid sequence MDSNLQASPNSSDAKTAFRKPSTDSSNRQYRRRSPVSGLSSSEGSSPQRDRSISPIVSRDGLEKSADTRPGRDGRELDSDSRGNWYSRSGDSYRYSDRQSSRSSHGYSRHDKRADEDSKYDRFSSRSDRESRISNHSDHPRQASDLSRSKDYSQNAEKYSRDRYDGSGHRSRDKGKESPFLERYKDKYSSFHRVGSGRRHGNSLSEEMDRDRRRWDRDGRDEKVDYHRSWRDKKADHTSYEESRGHWNDSSSVRERDNDKRRSKDGYRSGHEDIDGLKPSKKERMKYDEGEVNVEKKDRYGRVGKEQCEDQSIFDSKNQESPAKKSKLFSLGKGSDYGDEKLSSLEQAEETVERVIMGQVHSSNVDITNDLNAAKVAAMKAAELVNRNLIGAGHSNMTTEQKKKLLWGSKKSTPAEESGHRWDTALFGDRERQEKFNKLMGVKGDVKVEHKADNQDAEKQRELQLDLEKQYTAGLRRRDGRTVGLGL is encoded by the exons ATGGACTCCAATTTACAGGCTTCGCCTAATAGTTCTGATGCAAAAACAGCATTTCGTAAGCCTTCTACTGACTCATCTAACCGACAATATAGGCGTCGTTCTCCAGTCAGCGGGTTATCTTCATCTGAAG GAAGTTCTCCCCAGCGTGACCGTAGCATTAGTCCCATAGTTTCAAGGGATGGTCTGGAAAAAAGTGCTGATACTCGACCGGGGAGAGATGGGAGAGAATTGGATAGTGATTCTCGTGGGAATTGGTATAGTAGAAGTGGTGATTCTTATAGATACTCCGATCGACAGTCTTCCAGGAGCTCTCATGGTTACTCCAGGCATGACAAGCGTGCAGATGAAGATAGCAAGTATGATAGATTTTCCTCCCGTTCTGATCGAGAATCAAGAATTAGCAATCATTCTGATCATCCAAGACAAGCAAGTGACCTTAGTAGGTCAAAAGACTATTCACAAAATGCTGAAAAATATTCTCGTGATAGATATGATGGTTCTGGACATAGGAGCAGGGACAAGGGGAAAGAATCACCATTTCTAGAGCGTTATAAGGATAAGTATTCGTCTTTTCACAGGGTTGGCTCTGGTAGGAGACATGGCAACTCTCTTTCTGAAGAGATGGATAGAGATCGAAGGAGGTGGGACAGAGATGGTCGAGATGAAAAAGTGGACTACCATAGAAGCTGGAGAGATAAAAAAGCCGATCACACTTCTTATGAAGAATCCAGGGGCCATTGGAATGATTCATCTTCTGTGAGGGAGAGGGACAATGATAAACGTCGCTCTAAAGATGGTTACAGGAGTGGGCATGAGGATATAGATGGCCTGAAGCCTTCAAAGAAGGAGAGAATGAAATATGATGAAGGGGAAGTTAATGTGGAAAAGAAGGATAGGTATGGTAGAGTAGGGAAGGAGCAGTGTGAAGACCAGTCTATATTTGACAGCAAAAATCAGGAGTCTCCAGCCAAGAAGTCGAAACTCTTTAGCTTGGGCAAGGGCTCTGATTATG GTGATGAAAAATTGTCGAGTTTGGAGCAAGCTGAGGAGACCGTTGAAAGAGTGATCATGGGACAGGTCCATAGCAGTAATGTTGACATCACTAACGACCTAAATGCTGCAAAAGTTGCTGCAATGAAAGCTGCTGAATTAG TTAATAGGAACCTCATTGGGGCAGGCCACAGTAATATGACAACGGAGCAAAAGAAGAAATTGCTGTGGGGGAGCAAGAAAAGCACTCCTGCAGAAGAG TCTGGTCATCGCTGGGATACTGCACTATTTGGTGATCGTGAGCGACAAGAGAAGTTCAATAAACTCATG GGTGTAAAAGGAGATGTGAAGGTGGAGCATAAAGCCGACAATCAAGATGCAGAGAAGCAGCGGGAGCTCCAGCTGGATTTGGAGAAGCAGTACACAGCCGGACTTAGACGAAGGGATGGTCGCACTGTTGGATTAGGTCTTTAA
- the LOC105799449 gene encoding uncharacterized protein LOC105799449 isoform X2: MDSNLQASPNSSDAKTAFRKPSTDSSNRQYRRRSPVSGLSSSEGSSPQRDRSISPIVSRDGLEKSADTRPGRDGRELDSDSRGNWYSRSGDSYRYSDRQSSRSSHGYSRHDKRADEDSKYDRFSSRSDRESRISNHSDHPRQASDLSRSKDYSQNAEKYSRDRYDGSGHRSRDKGKESPFLERYKDKYSSFHRVGSGRRHGNSLSEEMDRDRRRWDRDGRDEKVDYHRSWRDKKADHTSYEESRGHWNDSSSVRERDNDKRRSKDGYRSGHEDIDGLKPSKKERMKYDEGEVNVEKKDRYGRVGKEQCEDQSIFDSKNQESPAKKSKLFSLGKGSDYGDEKLSSLEQAEETVERVIMGQVHSSNVDITNDLNAAKVAAMKAAELVNRNLIGAGHSNMTTEQKKKLLWGSKKSTPAEESGHRWDTALFGDRERQEKFNKLMSEVALVPMADCRV; encoded by the exons ATGGACTCCAATTTACAGGCTTCGCCTAATAGTTCTGATGCAAAAACAGCATTTCGTAAGCCTTCTACTGACTCATCTAACCGACAATATAGGCGTCGTTCTCCAGTCAGCGGGTTATCTTCATCTGAAG GAAGTTCTCCCCAGCGTGACCGTAGCATTAGTCCCATAGTTTCAAGGGATGGTCTGGAAAAAAGTGCTGATACTCGACCGGGGAGAGATGGGAGAGAATTGGATAGTGATTCTCGTGGGAATTGGTATAGTAGAAGTGGTGATTCTTATAGATACTCCGATCGACAGTCTTCCAGGAGCTCTCATGGTTACTCCAGGCATGACAAGCGTGCAGATGAAGATAGCAAGTATGATAGATTTTCCTCCCGTTCTGATCGAGAATCAAGAATTAGCAATCATTCTGATCATCCAAGACAAGCAAGTGACCTTAGTAGGTCAAAAGACTATTCACAAAATGCTGAAAAATATTCTCGTGATAGATATGATGGTTCTGGACATAGGAGCAGGGACAAGGGGAAAGAATCACCATTTCTAGAGCGTTATAAGGATAAGTATTCGTCTTTTCACAGGGTTGGCTCTGGTAGGAGACATGGCAACTCTCTTTCTGAAGAGATGGATAGAGATCGAAGGAGGTGGGACAGAGATGGTCGAGATGAAAAAGTGGACTACCATAGAAGCTGGAGAGATAAAAAAGCCGATCACACTTCTTATGAAGAATCCAGGGGCCATTGGAATGATTCATCTTCTGTGAGGGAGAGGGACAATGATAAACGTCGCTCTAAAGATGGTTACAGGAGTGGGCATGAGGATATAGATGGCCTGAAGCCTTCAAAGAAGGAGAGAATGAAATATGATGAAGGGGAAGTTAATGTGGAAAAGAAGGATAGGTATGGTAGAGTAGGGAAGGAGCAGTGTGAAGACCAGTCTATATTTGACAGCAAAAATCAGGAGTCTCCAGCCAAGAAGTCGAAACTCTTTAGCTTGGGCAAGGGCTCTGATTATG GTGATGAAAAATTGTCGAGTTTGGAGCAAGCTGAGGAGACCGTTGAAAGAGTGATCATGGGACAGGTCCATAGCAGTAATGTTGACATCACTAACGACCTAAATGCTGCAAAAGTTGCTGCAATGAAAGCTGCTGAATTAG TTAATAGGAACCTCATTGGGGCAGGCCACAGTAATATGACAACGGAGCAAAAGAAGAAATTGCTGTGGGGGAGCAAGAAAAGCACTCCTGCAGAAGAG TCTGGTCATCGCTGGGATACTGCACTATTTGGTGATCGTGAGCGACAAGAGAAGTTCAATAAACTCATG TCTGAGGTTGCCTTGGTACCTATGGCCGATTGTAGGGTGTAA